From Vitis vinifera cultivar Pinot Noir 40024 chromosome 5, ASM3070453v1, the proteins below share one genomic window:
- the LOC100246074 gene encoding probable aquaporin NIP7-1 isoform X2: MKSLFEKQLSPGTSNNSSSSGQSRDDQELGSHAVPKNGDHVRKKNSWFCCSPPDHMDLNPARMILAEMVGTFILVFCVYGIEAVTQLMKGEVGLLEYAVTGGLTVVVLVFSIGSISGAHVNPSVTITFATLCQFPWSKVPYYISAQIVGSVLATYVGRSIYGIKPELITTKPLQGCSSAFWVEFIATFIIMFLAVSLTSQPQSVSHLSGFVVGIAIGLAVLITGPVSGGSMNPARSLGPAIVSWKFDDIWIYTIAPTLGAVAGGHLFHLLRLRHQPCTPNSSPNTILLSNAFQ; encoded by the exons ATGAAAAGTCTGTTTGAAAAGCAACTATCTCCCGGTACTTCCAACAATTCATCAAGTAGTGGGCAATCTAGAGATGATCAAGAGCTGGGCTCTCATGCAGTACCCAAGAATGGAGATCATGTTCGCAAGAAAAACTCATGGTTTTGCTGTTCTCCACCTGATCACATGGATCTGAACCCTGCTCGAATG ATTTTAGCAGAGATGGTGGGGACTTTCATTCTGGTTTTCTGTGTATATGGGATTGAAGCAGTTACCCAGCTAATGAAAGGCGAAGTGGGTCTCTTGGAGTATGCAGTCACTGGAGGGTTGACAGTAGTAGTGTTGGTTTTCTCCATTGGGTCCATCTCCGGAGCACATGTAAACCCTTCTGTCACCATAACCTTTGCTACCCTTTGCCAATTCCCATGGTCCAAG GTTCCATACTACATATCGGCACAAATAGTAGGTTCGGTGCTGGCAACGTACGTGGGAAGGTCTATCTATGGCATAAAACCAGAACTTATCACTACCAAGCCGCTGCAAGGCTGCAGTTCTGCCTTCTGGGTCGAGTTCATCGCCACATTCATCATCATGTTCCTAGCTGTATCTTTGACAAGCCAACCTCAATct GTAAGCCACTTGTCTGGTTTCGTCGTTGGAATAGCCATTGGACTTGCAGTGCTAATCACAgg GCCTGTTTCAGGAGGATCAATGAATCCAGCAAGGTCCTTGGGACCTGCAATTGTTTCGTGGAAATTTGACGACATATGGATTTATACAATCGCCCCAACTCTTGGAGCTGTGGCAGGAGGTCACCTGTTTCATCTGTTACGTCTCCGGCACCAGCCTTGCACCCCCAATTCCTCTCCCAACACCATTCTACTAAGCAACGCCTTCCAGTAG
- the LOC100259548 gene encoding probable aspartic proteinase GIP2, with translation MALPLKPLFFFSFVSLVSGSYSLLLPVTKDAATLQYVTQIHHGTPLVPIKLVLDLGAPFLWLDCSSGHVSSSNTPILCGSIQCLTAKTSDSGHGGGTSTCRLSPKNTITGLAEAGELAEDMVAVEGSEMGSRFLFSCAPKPLLKGLASGTVGMLGLGRTRIALPSQLAASVGLHRKFAVCLSSSEGTVFLENEIAGTDVSKSLMYTPLLPGQDPNSEGYFISVKSIRINGRGVSLGTITGGTRLSTVVPYTTMKRSVYDIFTKAYIKAAASMNITRVESMAPFGVCFRSESSEPAVPTIDLVLQSEMVKWRILGRNSMVRVSDKVMCLGFLDGGVDPGTAIVIGGHQLEDNLLEFDLSTSMLGFSSSLSTRESSCSELKLNSIFKGSL, from the coding sequence ATGGCTCTGCCTCTCAAAccccttttcttcttctccttcgtTTCTCTCGTCTCGGGCTCTTATTCTCTGCTCCTTCCTGTCACCAAAGATGCTGCCACACTCCAGTACGTGACCCAGATTCATCACGGCACTCCACTTGTTCCCATCAAGCTTGTGCTCGACCTCGGGGCTCCCTTTTTATGGCTTGATTGCAGTTCAGGCCATGTCTCATCCTCTAATACCCCAATCCTGTGTGGTTCGATTCAATGCTTAACTGCAAAGACCAGTGATTCTGGGCATGGGGGTGGAACCTCCACATGTCGTCTCTCCCCGAAAAACACCATCACAGGACTGGCCGAAGCAGGAGAGCTAGCAGAGGACATGGTAGCTGTGGAGGGGTCAGAGATGGGTTCTCGCTTCCTTTTCTCTTGTGCCCCCAAGCCCCTCTTAAAAGGCCTGGCAAGTGGCACCGTCGGAATGTTGGGCCTCGGGAGGACTAGAATTGCACTGCCGTCACAGCTCGCCGCATCGGTCGGCCTCCACCGGAAATTCGCAGTCTGTCTTTCATCATCCGAAGGCACCGTATTTTTGGAGAACGAAATTGCCGGAACAGACGTCTCAAAGTCGCTCATGTACACGCCCCTCCTCCCGGGTCAGGATCCCAATTCCGAAGGCTATTTCATCAGTGTGAAATCAATCAGGATAAACGGCAGGGGAGTCTCTCTTGGGACAATCACCGGAGGGACTAGGCTAAGCACAGTGGTTCCTTATACAACCATGAAGAGATCAGTCTACGACATATTTACTAAGGCTTACATCAAGGCTGCTGCTTCCATGAACATAACCAGGGTGGAATCCATGGCACCTTTCGGGGTCTGCTTCAGGTCCGAATCCTCCGAGCCCGCTGTGCCCACCATTGATCTTGTGCTTCAGAGTGAGATGGTGAAGTGGAGGATACTGGGGAGGAATTCCATGGTGCGGGTAAGCGATAAAGTTATGTGCTTGGGATTCTTGGATGGAGGTGTTGACCCAGGTACAGCAATCGTAATAGGGGGTCATCAACTGGAGGACAATCTTCTAGAGTTTGATCTCAGTACTTCTATGCTGGGTTTTAGTTCATCACTGTCCACTAGGGAAAGTAGCTGTTCTGAACTGAAATTGAATTCCATATTTAAAGGGTCTCTGTAA
- the LOC100256370 gene encoding transcription factor MUTE isoform X2, whose product MSHIAVERNRRRQMNEHLKVLRSLTPCFYIKRGDQASIIGGVIEFIKELHQVLQSLESKKRRKSLSPSPGPSPRPLQLTSQPDTPFGLENFKELGACCNSSVADVEAKISGSNVILRIISRRIPGQIVKIINVLEKFSFEVLHLNISSMEETVLYSSVIKIGLECQLSVEELALEVQQSFRSDAVYANEI is encoded by the exons ATGTCTCACATAGCTGTTGAGAGGAACAGGAGAAGACAGATGAATGAGCACCTCAAGGTTTTACGCTCCTTGACCCCATGTTTCTATATCAAAAGG gGAGATCAAGCATCTATAATAGGGGGAGTGATAGAATTCATCAAGGAGCTGCACCAAGTGCTGCAGTCTTTGGAGTCCAAGAAACGGAGGAAAAGTCTTAGCCCAAGCCCTGGTCCTAGCCCAAGGCCATTGCAGCTGACTTCTCAACCCGACACCCCCTTTGGATTGGAGAACTTCAAGGAACTAGGAGCATGTTGCAACTCTTCAGTTGCTGATGTTGAAGCAAAGATCTCCGGATCCAATGTCATCTTGAGAATAATATCTCGCCGCATACCGGGCCAAATCGTGAAAATAATCAATGTGTTGGAGAAATTTTCGTTTGAAGTCCTCCATCTGAACATCAGCAGCATGGAGGAAACTGTCCTATACTCCTCTGTGATAAAG ATAGGACTCGAATGCCAGCTGAGTGTGGAGGAACTAGCTCTTGAAGTCCAGCAAAGCTTCCGCTCGGATGCTGTTTATGCCAATGAGATATAA
- the LOC100264956 gene encoding dual specificity protein phosphatase 1 isoform X1 produces the protein MDRIDERFREQVAAIQRVMLLTRCFKVDNVPCQIDEGLFLGSVGAASNKSELKSLNITHILTVANTLDPAHPNDFTYKVIEVTDKADTNIAQHFDECFNFIDEAKRLGGGVLVHCFLGRSRSVTIVIAYMMKKHGMSLSQALEHVKSRRQHAAPNYGFMLQLQNFEKSLRGTSSSVPLFLFLCSIYRS, from the exons ATGGATCGTATTGATGAACGGTTTAGGGAGCAGGTAGCAGCAATTCAACGAGTTATGCTGTTAACAAGATGCTTTAAAGTGGACAATGTTCCATGCCAAATCGATGAA GGTCTCTTCCTGGGTTCTGTTGGAGCTGCTTCGAATAAGAGTGAATTGAAAAGCTTGAATATCACTCACATTTTAACTGTGGCTAATACGTTGGATCCCGCACATCCAAATGATTTCACATATAAAGTCATTGAAG TCACGGACAAAGCAGACACAAATATAGCACAGCACTTTGATGAATGTTTCAATTTCATTGATGAAGCGAAAAGACTGGGTGGTGGTGTCTTGGTTCACTGCTTTTTGGGAAGATCCAGAAG TGTGACCATTGTGATTGCTTATATGATGAAAAAGCATGGTATGAGCCTATCTCAAGCTCTAGAACATGTGAAGAGTAGGCGGCAACACGCAGCTCCTAATTATGGTTTCATGTTACAATTACAGAACTTTGAAAAATCTCTTCGAGGTACATCATCCTCAGTAccactatttttatttctttgttctatCTACCGCTCTTAA
- the LOC100251215 gene encoding probable aspartic proteinase GIP2 encodes MASTFLHLLLCSILLSVFSPSLAQTSFRPKALVLPVSKDAASLQYITHINQRTHLVSIPLTLDLGGQFLWVDCDQGYVSSSYRPVRCGSAQCSLTRSKACGECFSGPVKGCNYSTCVLSPDNTVTGTATSGEVGEDAVSIQSTDGSNPGRVVSVRRLLFTCGSTFLLEGLASRVKGMAGLGRSRVALPSQFSSAFSFNRKFSICLSSSTKSTGVVFFGDGPYVLLPKVDASQSLTYTPLITNPVSTASAYFQGEASVEYFIGVKSIKINGKAVPLNATLLSIDSQGYGGTKISTVHPYTVLETSIYKAVTQAFLKELSTITRVASVSPFGACFSSKDIGSTRVGPAVPPIDLVLQRQSVYWRVFGANSMVQVSDNVLCLGFVDGGVNPRTSIVIGGRQLEDNLLQFDLATSRLGFSSSLLSRQTTCSNFNFTSNA; translated from the coding sequence ATGGCTTCCACGTTTCTTCATCTCCTCCTCTGCTCCATTCTTCTCTCAGTCTTCTCTCCATCCCTAGCCCAGACATCTTTTCGTCCTAAAGCTCTCGTTCTTCCAGTCTCCAAAGATGCTGCCTCCCTTCAGTACATCACCCACATCAACCAGAGAACCCATCTCGTCTCCATACCTCTCACCCTCGATCTTGGCGGCCAGTTTCTATGGGTGGACTGCGACCAGGGCTATGTTTCATCTTCCTACAGGCCGGTCCGTTGCGGGTCGGCCCAATGCTCCCTTACCAGGTCTAAAGCTTGTGGAGAGTGTTTCTCTGGGCCAGTAAAGGGATGCAACTACAGCACCTGTGTTCTGTCCCCTGACAATACCGTAACTGGGACTGCAACAAGCGGTGAGGTGGGCGAAGATGCTGTATCCATCCAATCCACTGATGGGTCAAACCCGGGCCGCGTTGTTTCAGTCCGTCGATTGCTTTTCACTTGTGGATCGACATTTCTGTTGGAAGGCCTTGCCAGTAGGGTCAAAGGAATGGCCGGTCTTGGAAGGAGTCGGGTTGCACTCCCTTCACAATTCTCATCTGCCTTCAGCTTTAATAGGAAATTCTCGATTTGCCTGAGTTCTTCCACAAAGTCTACTGGTGTCGTGTTCTTTGGGGATGGGCCTTATGTTCTGCTGCCTAAAGTTGATGCCTCCCAATCCCTCACCTACACCCCACTGATTACTAATCCTGTAAGCACTGCATCGGCTTATTTTCAGGGCGAGGCTTCTGTGGAGTACTTCATTGGAGTAAAGTCCATTAAGATAAACGGAAAAGCGGTGCCGTTAAATGCAACATTGTTATCCATTGACAGCCAAGGCTACGGAGGAACCAAGATCAGCACAGTCCATCCTTACACGGTCTTGGAGACTTCAATCTACAAAGCTGTCACCCAAGCCTTCCTCAAAGAACTTTCAACCATCACCAGAGTGGCTTCAGTGTCTCCTTTCGGGGCATGCTTCAGCTCAAAGGACATCGGTAGCACACGCGTCGGTCCGGCTGTGCCGCCCATTGACCTCGTGTTGCAGAGACAGAGCGTGTACTGGAGGGTGTTTGGCGCAAACTCGATGGTTCAGGTGAGTGACAATGTGTTGTGTCTGGGATTTGTGGATGGAGGTGTGAACCCCAGGACTTCAATCGTGATAGGGGGGCGTCAACTGGAGGACAATCTTTTACAGTTTGATTTGGCCACTTCAAGGCTGGGCTTCAGCTCATCGCTTCTGTCCCGGCAGACCACCTGTTCTAACTTCAACTTCACATCTAATGCTTGA
- the LOC100264956 gene encoding dual specificity protein phosphatase 1 isoform X2, whose translation MDRIDERFREQVAAIQRVMLLTRCFKVDNVPCQIDEGLFLGSVGAASNKSELKSLNITHILTVANTLDPAHPNDFTYKVIEVTDKADTNIAQHFDECFNFIDEAKRLGGGVLVHCFLGRSRSVTIVIAYMMKKHGMSLSQALEHVKSRRQHAAPNYGFMLQLQNFEKSLREQR comes from the exons ATGGATCGTATTGATGAACGGTTTAGGGAGCAGGTAGCAGCAATTCAACGAGTTATGCTGTTAACAAGATGCTTTAAAGTGGACAATGTTCCATGCCAAATCGATGAA GGTCTCTTCCTGGGTTCTGTTGGAGCTGCTTCGAATAAGAGTGAATTGAAAAGCTTGAATATCACTCACATTTTAACTGTGGCTAATACGTTGGATCCCGCACATCCAAATGATTTCACATATAAAGTCATTGAAG TCACGGACAAAGCAGACACAAATATAGCACAGCACTTTGATGAATGTTTCAATTTCATTGATGAAGCGAAAAGACTGGGTGGTGGTGTCTTGGTTCACTGCTTTTTGGGAAGATCCAGAAG TGTGACCATTGTGATTGCTTATATGATGAAAAAGCATGGTATGAGCCTATCTCAAGCTCTAGAACATGTGAAGAGTAGGCGGCAACACGCAGCTCCTAATTATGGTTTCATGTTACAATTACAGAACTTTGAAAAATCTCTTCGAG AACAAAGATGA
- the LOC100246074 gene encoding probable aquaporin NIP7-1 isoform X1: MKSLFEKQLSPGTSNNSSSSGQSRDDQELGSHAVPKNGDHVRKKNSWFCCSPPDHMDLNPARMILAEMVGTFILVFCVYGIEAVTQLMKGEVGLLEYAVTGGLTVVVLVFSIGSISGAHVNPSVTITFATLCQFPWSKVVPYYISAQIVGSVLATYVGRSIYGIKPELITTKPLQGCSSAFWVEFIATFIIMFLAVSLTSQPQSVSHLSGFVVGIAIGLAVLITGPVSGGSMNPARSLGPAIVSWKFDDIWIYTIAPTLGAVAGGHLFHLLRLRHQPCTPNSSPNTILLSNAFQ, encoded by the exons ATGAAAAGTCTGTTTGAAAAGCAACTATCTCCCGGTACTTCCAACAATTCATCAAGTAGTGGGCAATCTAGAGATGATCAAGAGCTGGGCTCTCATGCAGTACCCAAGAATGGAGATCATGTTCGCAAGAAAAACTCATGGTTTTGCTGTTCTCCACCTGATCACATGGATCTGAACCCTGCTCGAATG ATTTTAGCAGAGATGGTGGGGACTTTCATTCTGGTTTTCTGTGTATATGGGATTGAAGCAGTTACCCAGCTAATGAAAGGCGAAGTGGGTCTCTTGGAGTATGCAGTCACTGGAGGGTTGACAGTAGTAGTGTTGGTTTTCTCCATTGGGTCCATCTCCGGAGCACATGTAAACCCTTCTGTCACCATAACCTTTGCTACCCTTTGCCAATTCCCATGGTCCAAGGTA GTTCCATACTACATATCGGCACAAATAGTAGGTTCGGTGCTGGCAACGTACGTGGGAAGGTCTATCTATGGCATAAAACCAGAACTTATCACTACCAAGCCGCTGCAAGGCTGCAGTTCTGCCTTCTGGGTCGAGTTCATCGCCACATTCATCATCATGTTCCTAGCTGTATCTTTGACAAGCCAACCTCAATct GTAAGCCACTTGTCTGGTTTCGTCGTTGGAATAGCCATTGGACTTGCAGTGCTAATCACAgg GCCTGTTTCAGGAGGATCAATGAATCCAGCAAGGTCCTTGGGACCTGCAATTGTTTCGTGGAAATTTGACGACATATGGATTTATACAATCGCCCCAACTCTTGGAGCTGTGGCAGGAGGTCACCTGTTTCATCTGTTACGTCTCCGGCACCAGCCTTGCACCCCCAATTCCTCTCCCAACACCATTCTACTAAGCAACGCCTTCCAGTAG
- the LOC100256370 gene encoding transcription factor MUTE isoform X1 yields the protein MFLYQKGNQLISLSRSLYLYLLHLSAFFTEEFIKELHHFYPLLTCWFWFLFFHIKGDQASIIGGVIEFIKELHQVLQSLESKKRRKSLSPSPGPSPRPLQLTSQPDTPFGLENFKELGACCNSSVADVEAKISGSNVILRIISRRIPGQIVKIINVLEKFSFEVLHLNISSMEETVLYSSVIKIGLECQLSVEELALEVQQSFRSDAVYANEI from the exons ATGTTTCTATATCAAAAGGGTAATCAATTAATCTCTCTTTCTAGATCTCTATATCTATATCTTCTCCATCTATCAGCTTTCTTCACAGAAGAATTCATCAAGGAGTTGCACCACTTCTATCCACTTTTAACCTGCtggttttggtttttattttttcatattaaggGAGATCAAGCATCTATAATAGGGGGAGTGATAGAATTCATCAAGGAGCTGCACCAAGTGCTGCAGTCTTTGGAGTCCAAGAAACGGAGGAAAAGTCTTAGCCCAAGCCCTGGTCCTAGCCCAAGGCCATTGCAGCTGACTTCTCAACCCGACACCCCCTTTGGATTGGAGAACTTCAAGGAACTAGGAGCATGTTGCAACTCTTCAGTTGCTGATGTTGAAGCAAAGATCTCCGGATCCAATGTCATCTTGAGAATAATATCTCGCCGCATACCGGGCCAAATCGTGAAAATAATCAATGTGTTGGAGAAATTTTCGTTTGAAGTCCTCCATCTGAACATCAGCAGCATGGAGGAAACTGTCCTATACTCCTCTGTGATAAAG ATAGGACTCGAATGCCAGCTGAGTGTGGAGGAACTAGCTCTTGAAGTCCAGCAAAGCTTCCGCTCGGATGCTGTTTATGCCAATGAGATATAA